The DNA segment aagaGAAGTAAAAACGATTAATATGCCATGGATAGATAGTAAGATTACTCAAGACAACATTCTCTTGATCAATTATTCTCACCTTACACTTTTTTATGGAAAAGGTATATGGTTAATAtagatatatttgtatttatgttCTTGAAAATTTGTATCTATTTATCAAATTGCTATAACCATACCTTAGCCTCTTTGACTTATCTTTATCTTCATTTGCTGCTCGGACTACTGCCATGACTATAAAATTGTTGGAAGTGTTAGTAATCAAAATACAGTAGAGGAAACAAGATTTTCAATTACCATAAATCATGATATGCTCTAATGTCGCtcttattaacaaaaaaatattgttgCCAATCTGCATACACTCTCTATCTTCTATATTTAGCAACATATGCTAAATTTGGTTAAAactgttgaacaagatgctttgatgcctACAAATTTgtgtggaaagcttgaagatcCTGCTGTTATGTGTGTTATCTTGTAGTTTTTGACTTGATAATTCACTCCTTATATTGATCTAAGATCACTTGATTTATCTATTTGAAAAgaaatgttttctaaaaagttgtaaaatttcaacctgttgatttGTTGAAACAATTGGTTcacttagtggtttttaaaatgatttagaaaaactttgctttgttttccctttgctgtcaaattgaaacaatcggttatttcgataaaacaacttgtttttatgaaaaccttaatagaaaatttatttcaatttgttgtttggaaaacaatatgttgtttttataacaaaattttgttaagagtttgaaactgtttttaaatgattccaactgcTTTTGATTTATGATCTAACAGTTTTGACCACTTCCTTGAGTCTATATAAAGACTCCTTTATGTTCTTTTCAAGAACCTAAGAAAGAAagattattaaaaatgtttttcaagaGATCAAGATATTTGGATCATCACttgtgtgtggaataggattgggtgtTTGTGTACTTTTGTACTATAGCTTTGTAAAGTCCATGTGTATTCTATTCTTTTTTCTTTGAACattgtatttctgtatttgtgtgTAAGGCAGTTCCAAAAAAGTGATTATGAAAATTGTGGTGTTACCAAAGAGTGGTATGTGTTCTTGAGCTCTTGGTGtatgttttgtaatctaggtttgattacatagtgaattcccGATGGTTAGTTGAGGATTGGATGTAgttcttggttaagagtgaaccgtATAAACTGTTGAacttgaagctttgatgtctccaaatccatgaagattgcttgaagactAGGTTGCTGCTTGTGGGCATGGGTTCTGGGTAGATTAGAATTTGTCAATCCACTCTTAGCTTAATCTAAAACTGAATCAATGAggttctttcaaaagaaaagtaTTTTTCAAAGTAAGTGAAAAACACCCTTTTGATttgtcgtttcaatcggttgttttacacttggtggttttggaaaggatttgaaaaTGCTAAAATTGGCTGACCTCATAGTCAAAGAAAATTCAATTGGTTGAATTgtgctttcaatcgattgttttttaaaaatcttaacagaattgGTTAAGtctgttaaatctgttttttcttGATTCAAATTTGTTTTGGCCCCTGACTGAAAGTTTAAAACAACTATTTTTTAGGCTACATAACATgtttttaaatctaaaaaatgaGAGATAGAtcatattacaaaaagagattaaaagttttccaagattgcaagattgcttaaggctttgcaTTGGTTAAAAGTGGAATAGGATCTGTTGTATTTGTtttgtatcaggtgtgatctTTCCTGTTCTTACTTGTGTTTCaattcatatttataaaattgtaagaTACTGGTGTCTAcaatcagagggtgttctggCTTGTAGTGTTTGTGTTTCAAAGATGGTGAGtattcttgaagggttcaagatcacctctttggtgtttgtgttgtgtaatttgtggttgattacttagtgaaatATCCAAGGGTTTctgggactggatgtagcttaggttaagagtgaaccagtataaactttgTGTgttgaatctctctatccctcaATGCTATTAAAACTGTTTGATCTGTGTTTTTGCAAAGTGCTAATAAAACAATAGGTTGATTCccataaacaactgattgattttctggaatcaatttaaaacaattttgttttttggCTTATTTGATTGCTTCTTCTGTGATTCTGcattaatcttcattcttgtccagaatttttgaaaatctttcattaaataattcatcaaccctcttgtttaagacatttaattctaacataaacctctttgtgtgaatctctctatcccttctcttttacattgttttaacactgttttatatttttctggTATACACAACCTGTTCTTTCgagaaaacaactggttgattttcgagaaaacatatttttgtgtgaaaatgaaaaagagagtttatttaacaaaaataaataaagtgcacaaaattaaaaaaatgagttcATAGCTTTTTGAAGAATGTTTTCAATTATAGAATCGTAGTACATGAGTCAAGAATACATTCCGCAAGACCCTCAAGAACAATGTGCAATTAAGAGTTGTACTCCAGAATCCAATTCTGATCATTCCCTTTGTGACTTCATTCTTTAATCCAGTGATTTTTGGTCTCTAAGTGTACCTGCACAAAAACAATAtcaagtagcaagatttggtccccttacaaatttagGTCCATTGGCATTAATTGGATCATTTGAATCCTTAGAattcttaggaacccatttaAGAATACCTTTGGAAACAGAAAACtttctaattttacaaaatctgaCAAAATGACCATTTTTCATACAGTAAAAAcatgaaacaaccggttgtttcaacttttcaattggttgtttttccctGATGGTTGAATAAGGCTTTGAAATACCACTTTTCTTGCTATGTGGATTGAAACCAATTCAGATTTTCCAgtaacacaattttgagatgccaaaacagtctcaaaatttgattttccttttgaaagtttatccacagttttcataagatagtgaaccttcttttcaagagattcacaattttcacaaacatttGAGTCACACTTGCATGGAGAGTTTTTGTAAACTAattctagattttcaaaatcatttttcgaATTTTCTAGCTCTTCTTCCAATTGACTCTATTTTTTAGCCAATTATTCAAGCCTTTCAATAAGTTGTTCAAAAGAGCTAATCTATTAGcctcttcatgagtttctttgaaAGCATCAAGAAGTTGGCTATATGTTTCAAAATTAATTGAAGTGCTGGAACTTATACAGCTCATGAAAGATTCTCCCTTGGCCATTAAGCAGAGATTAACTTCTTCACCTCCTGAAGATGAATTAGATGAaaaaacttcattttcttcccaaGCAATATAGGGTTTCTTAGCTTTGCCTTTCTTTTCACTTTTCTTGCTTGTTGCTCTTTCTTTACTCTCATTATTGGGGCAATCAACTTTAATATGtccttgttcaccacaaccaaaacaggTATATTTGTTAGAGTTAAAATCATTTAGTTTCTTGCTATTATACCTCTTGGAAGATTGATTCTTGTTGCTGATTTTcttcaggaatttgctgaatttcctGGTTAGCAAGCTTAGTGTTTCTCCTTCACTGCCATCACTTGAGTCTTGATAGTTTTTGTGTCCAGCAACCTTCAGGGCAATGTTCCTCACATGCTTATCCTCATTTTCTTGAACATTCAGccgattcatctctaactcatgttctctgAGCTTTCCAAATAGTGAGATAGTGGTCATAGAGTTTAAATCCTTAGACTCAGAGATAGCAGTGACCTTGGGCTGCCAAGATCTGTCTAGGTACTTGAGGATTTTGATGTTAAGTTCCTCTTTTTCAAACATCTTCCCAAGATTCATGAGGTGGTTGACAATATGGGTAAACCTCTTTTGTACTTCAACAATTGTCTCCCCTTTCTGCATCCTAAAcatctcatattcttggatgagaacatgcttcttttctcttttcacgtcatttgttccttcatgagtgacttctagagtatcccacatttcctttgctgattCACATTGAGACACCCTGAAAAACTTATCAGAACTTAAGGCAGATGTAACAATGTTCTTTGCAATacaatcatattgagcctttttCCTTTCATGCTCAacccattgggaccaaggtttttcggaaatcactttgtgattttcaacCATAGGAACAAAATGACCATTtttaattgcatcccaaattcctttatcaattgATTCTACAAATATTTTCATCCTTATTTTCCAAAACCGATAATTTACACAACAAAATAGAGGtggtctattaatagatgcaccGTTCCCAAAATCTAGTTTATCAACCAtgaaaaagatttttggatcaaaacttgaatgatttcaagaacctagctcttgatgccaattgttagaatttaggccttaaacaagaggggggagaattgtttatgaaagattttctcaaactttgaaggtataaagAAAGCCAATGATGAATCAAAGAGaaaggaatcaagttagccaagaaacaaatttgttttattatgtTTCCAGAAAaccaaccggttgtttatgcgattcaaccggttgtttttatcagaagttaataaaaacaaaccaaaacatatttaaatgagattaaggatagaaagaatcacacaacagatttatactggttcactcttataccaagagctacatcaaGTCCTAAAAAACCACTAggtattccactaagcaatcaataaccttgattacaaaccacacaccaaagaggtgatcttaaacccttcaagaacacacacctccTTTGGAATACAACACACCACAAATCACAGAACACCCTCTGGATCTTCACATAATATGTTTACAGAATTACAGTattcaagagaaaaaaaagaatgatCACATCTGATACATATTGAATTCAAAAGTTATAAAGCagtcctattccactcttagaaaaatcaatccaaagcttgaagtaaatcttggagaaaacttaTTTGAAAGATTTAATCTAATATCTAACTACCAGGAGCGTAAAACTGATTAtttaaactccaaaaggctgttaaaaatgtttaatgaaagagccaaatcagttttgaatcaattaaaatagatttaccaaacttaacaaattttgttaaggattttctaaaaaaaaaaattggttgaaatatcgaaacaatcgattgaattggtttcacagcaaagtcaaccaatttCAAGCTTTGTCAAAACTTGTTTCAGAAACACTAAGtgtgaaacaaccaattgaaacgataaaacaactggttttCTTTCCACTTCTTTGTAAAACactctttttcaaaaggatttgatttaaaccaactttggatcctaactaagagtgaatttacaaattcaaactatcCAGAACTCACACACACAAGCAGCAACAAGGCCTTCAAGCAATCCACATAGATTTGGAGACATTAAAGCTCTTGTTCAACAAGAAAAAGTAGTAGAAATGCGACAATTATAGATTTTCATGGAATTAATCACAAGCCGCAAGAACTAAATCACCACAAGTAGTAATTAAACCATCATCAGTTCAACTCCAGATCAAACCATTATACATAAAGatataacaattatatatatttataatatacactTGAATAACATTATAGAGAGTCCTAATGAAGATAACTTATAAATTTGGAAATCTTACGATAACACAAGCCATAGGAGTTGTTTGGCTAAGTAGTCCAATGGATAATTATAGTAGTTGTTCTGCACAAAACTAGCAACGAACGTCATTCTTGACTTTCTCCACGATTTTGTCCTTTTCGAATTTAAGCCTCTCCTCTAGTGGAACCCACCAAGAGCTCCAACAACAATGCCATGGAGGTGGATCTTATCGTGGGAGCTTTACAGGGGAACTTGCGGAGGCGCGTGGAGATGAGGAGGTTGTGGAAACGTAGCTCGGGAAATAGAAGATGTCGTAGTGCTTCAGATTGTCTTTCTTCTAATTTTCGTTCTTGGGGTGCTTTGTCGGTGGTGAGGTCCAAATCCACTGATTTCAATGGTGGAGGATTGGAGAGATCAtctttatttcttctttgtGCGCTTCTTGCACGATTAAGGTTTGTAGTTGGAGAAGAGAGTTTGGAGATTGGGAAGAACTTTGGATCATTAAtggtgaaatttttttattatatttatttaaattagaaCTAAGTTATTATGATGAGTTTAAAGAAAACTgtcatattaattatttattatatttttttatttttaactgacataagtatattaattattacaaaaatgtATCATACTATTTTTATGactatttctattttttatactaGTAAAagcaaatatttcttttatttaataataaatagttaTGTTCTTTTGTTAACCCATCACAATTTTGTTATTGAATTGATATTTTTAACTTATCAGCATTTTtagttaaaagttaaaataaaaaataatttaaaatattattttttatattatattatttaaaatataaatatttaatatttttataagttaaattattaatatttataaattaaatttaaatttctaattatcgtaaaataatttaacatataaaaatcataataatttaatttaaaaatatttacatgcagtacaataatattatgaaatagaaatcaatctttagagataaaaaataattatttgctaTAGTggctaaattagagaccattttagagactacaaaaattttggtttctaaattaatttctattattgttaattgatttctaaattggtgtctaattaacaaccaaagattttgctaccaattatttagattctaaatttggtagcaaaaactttgattgctaattagacaccaatttaaaaatcatttaataataatagaaactaatttaaaaattaatttttttttagtttctaaaatggtctctactTTAGTCACTATaagaactaattattttttttgtatctaattggtttctatttcatgatatTCTTGTAGTGATAATTAAGTAtgcttttaatatatatatatatatatatatatatatatatattaaaatgaaaattaaaaataaatttaagaaaagcaaatatttttagaaaaattgaCAAACTGACATCAGGATGGAACAAGATCTTCATTCTATCCAACACACCACGCCAGCCagctttattttgtttttgacttACTAATAATAagagttaaaataaaaaattattttgttattggATCACATGTTTCATTTCCCACTTAGATatgagaagaaaagaaaagtggaaaatttagaataattaaGTACGTTTTGAAATTACTTCTTTCACATCTCTCGAATACTGGTTAAGCACGTTTGtggtaaaataatattattttattaacttaACTAAGCTCTAACATTTAAAGAGTTACAATTTTTTTCCTAATTATATATCAAAGTATAAATATATtggaaataataaaattttcatttaaagataataattaaaaaaactatttaattcaTAAAAACTCAATTCATAATTATAAGAGTAACTTTATAATTGTAtgatcaattaattttaattcatgtatttattgtttttgaaaaacacaatttttcttcctttttatttattttattttgaaacttctaagtatatttttaactttatttcaTCTTCTCAAAAATTTCCATTCCAATATTTAAGTAAATCCTCAAGTAAAATTCAGTCACcatatttattatatgttaggattatttaaaagtttttaattatttttgtaattaaaacaagaagttaattaaaaaaagttgttaCAGTTCACACATCTTTGTTGTGACTTGGAGTATGAGAAGCTCTTccctttttgttatttttgcaGGATGATTCGTCATGAGCTGTCCAACTATAGAAGACAAAAAACTCTTTTACAAAAAACTCCTCTCTAAGAATGTTGCACTATAGATCAAAGAAAGCAACACTcataaacatgtttttttcCTAAAGAATCCTTCTAAGATCATCAGTGATTTAGCTAACAATCAAACTCCTCAAGTGGCTGGAAAACCTAATGTGACAGCCACTAATACAGAACATGTTACTGTTTCTATTGACCCTAAAAGACATCTTGATGAAATTGTTACTTTTGCTGCTGGAGCTACCATTGAAACTCAAGAGGATGAGTTAATGCAGGAGAAGCTAAAAAGAAGTGGTGGAAGTGAGATGCTTGTTTTGGAACATTAGGGGTGTGGCAaaccagaaaaataaaacaattgttGGGAAACATTGCTTCTATGAAAACTTTTGATATGCTTAATTGGGATTTCTTCCAGCTAGTTTTGAAGTAATTTGGTTTTCATGAAATCTTTTATAAATGAATCAAGTTATTCTTTCTTTGGCTATTTGGCTATGCTATCTACCAAGATAAATGTTAATCTGGTTATTTTTTTCCTAGTGGAAGAGGTGTTCATCAAGGAAATCCTCTCTCccctttgctttttttttttttttttttcttgttgaagAATTATTGAGTAGAGGGATTTCTTACCTTATATCTTGCATAAAGAAGCTTTCCATGAGTGGTCTATAAGGTTTTGAGAGTTTCATTCTCATGTTCTTTATGTAGAAGATATTCATCTTTTTTTCAAGGCTGATTTTAGGACTTTAATTAACCTTATGATTttagtgttagaatatatgaccttaaacaagaggggggtgaattgtttataaaagat comes from the Phaseolus vulgaris cultivar G19833 chromosome 8, P. vulgaris v2.0, whole genome shotgun sequence genome and includes:
- the LOC137825199 gene encoding uncharacterized protein, with translation MKIFVESIDKGIWDAIKNGHFVPMVENHKVISEKPWSQWVEHERKKAQYDCIAKNIVTSALSSDKFFRVSQCESAKEMWDTLEVTHEGTNDVKREKKHVLIQEYEMFRMQKGETIVEVQKRFTHIVNHLMNLGKMFEKEELNIKILKYLDRSWQPKVTAISESKDLNSMTTISLFGKLREHELEMNRLNVQENEDKHVRNIALKVAGHKNYQDSSDGSEGETLSLLTRKFSKFLKKISNKNQSSKRYNSKKLNDFNSNKYTCFGCGEQGHIKVDCPNNESKERATSKKSEKKGKAKKPYIAWEENEVFSSNSSSGGEEVNLCLMAKGESFMSCISSSTSINFETYSQLLDAFKETHEEANRLALLNNLLKGLNNWLKNRVNWKKS